A single genomic interval of Rhodopseudomonas palustris harbors:
- a CDS encoding VOC family protein, whose amino-acid sequence MFSHVMIGTNNLEAAKDFYDKLLGTLGVPPAMVDRHRIFYRTKTGTFAVSKPINGEPATAANGGTIGFVAKSQEEADAWHATGVANGGTTCEDPPGVRAMGDMKMYLAYLRDPDGNKLCVMHRM is encoded by the coding sequence ATGTTTTCACACGTCATGATCGGCACCAACAATCTCGAAGCGGCGAAGGACTTTTACGACAAACTGCTCGGTACCCTCGGCGTGCCACCTGCGATGGTCGATCGTCATCGCATCTTCTACCGCACCAAGACCGGCACCTTCGCGGTCAGCAAGCCGATCAATGGCGAACCGGCGACCGCCGCCAATGGCGGCACGATCGGCTTCGTGGCGAAGTCCCAGGAAGAAGCCGACGCCTGGCACGCGACCGGCGTCGCCAATGGCGGCACCACTTGCGAGGATCCGCCCGGTGTCCGTGCGATGGGCGACATGAAAATGTACCTCGCCTACTTGCGCGATCCGGACGGCAACAAGCTCTGCGTGATGCACCGGATGTAA
- a CDS encoding Re/Si-specific NAD(P)(+) transhydrogenase subunit alpha: protein MKIAVAKEQDPAEPRVAATPDTVKKLKALGAEVAVEPGAGLKSGLPDADFTAAGATVSADALKDADVVFKVKRPEASELASYKRGALVLAIMDPYGHEAALKSMADAGIAAFAMELMPRITRAQVMDVLSSQANLAGYRAVIDGAETFGRAMPMMMTAAGTVPAAKVFIMGVGVAGLQAIATARRLGAIVTATDVRPATKEQVESLGAKFLAVEDEEFKNAQTAGGYAKEMSKEYQAKQAALTAEHIKKQDIVITTALIPGRPAPRLVTAEMVKSMKPGSVLVDLAVERGGNVEGAQPGQIVEIDGVKIVGYTNVAGRVAASASALYARNLLSFFETMVNKEKALAVNWDDELVKATALTRDGAVVHPNFQPKSA from the coding sequence ATGAAGATTGCTGTTGCCAAAGAACAAGATCCCGCCGAGCCGCGCGTCGCGGCGACGCCCGACACGGTCAAGAAGCTGAAAGCTCTCGGCGCCGAAGTCGCGGTCGAGCCGGGCGCGGGCCTCAAGTCCGGCTTGCCGGATGCCGATTTCACCGCCGCCGGGGCCACTGTGTCCGCCGACGCTCTGAAGGACGCCGATGTCGTCTTCAAAGTGAAGCGTCCGGAGGCGTCCGAACTCGCCAGCTACAAGCGCGGTGCGCTGGTGCTGGCGATCATGGACCCGTACGGCCATGAAGCCGCGCTGAAGAGCATGGCCGATGCCGGCATCGCCGCCTTCGCGATGGAGCTGATGCCGCGCATCACCCGCGCCCAGGTGATGGACGTGTTGTCGAGCCAGGCCAACCTCGCCGGCTATCGCGCCGTGATCGACGGTGCCGAAACGTTCGGCCGTGCCATGCCGATGATGATGACCGCGGCCGGCACCGTGCCGGCGGCGAAGGTCTTCATCATGGGCGTCGGCGTCGCTGGTCTGCAGGCGATCGCCACCGCGCGCCGTCTCGGCGCCATCGTCACCGCGACCGACGTGCGTCCCGCCACCAAGGAGCAGGTCGAATCGCTGGGCGCCAAGTTCCTCGCCGTCGAGGACGAGGAGTTCAAGAACGCCCAGACGGCCGGCGGCTACGCCAAGGAGATGTCGAAAGAGTATCAGGCCAAGCAGGCCGCTCTGACTGCCGAACACATCAAGAAGCAGGACATCGTCATCACCACGGCGCTGATTCCGGGTCGGCCCGCGCCGCGCCTCGTCACCGCCGAGATGGTGAAGTCGATGAAGCCCGGCTCGGTGCTGGTCGACCTCGCGGTCGAGCGCGGCGGTAACGTCGAAGGCGCGCAGCCCGGTCAGATCGTCGAGATCGATGGCGTCAAGATCGTCGGCTACACCAACGTCGCCGGTCGCGTCGCGGCGTCGGCCTCGGCCCTCTATGCGCGCAATCTGCTGAGCTTCTTCGAGACCATGGTCAACAAGGAGAAGGCTCTGGCGGTCAACTGGGACGACGAGCTGGTGAAGGCCACCGCGCTGACCCGCGACGGCGCCGTCGTTCACCCGAACTTCCAGCCCAAGTCGGCGTGA
- a CDS encoding NAD(P)(+) transhydrogenase (Re/Si-specific) subunit beta encodes MSANLSAFLYLIAGVLFILALRGLSSPATSRQGNLMGMSGMAIAIATTLAGHPPADLLGWVLVIAGIAIGGSIGAVIAKKVPMTSMPELVAAFHSLVGMAAVLVAAGAFYAPGAFDIGEPGNIHAQSLVEMSLGVAIGALTFTGSVIAFLKLSGRMSGAPILLPARHVVNIALGVIMFAAIIYMVITQSEVAFWVITGVALLLGILIIVPIGGADMPVVISMLNSYSGWAAAGIGFTLGNSALIITGALVGSSGAILSYIMCKGMNRSFISVILGGFGGETAAAGGGGGEQRPAKLGSADDAAFIMKNASKVIIVPGYGMAVAQAQHALREMADSLKKEGVEVKYAIHPVAGRMPGHMNVLLAEANVPYDEVFELEDINSEFAQADVAFVIGANDVTNPAAEEDPSSPIYGMPVLQVWKAGTVMFIKRSLASGYAGIDNPLFYRDNTMMLLGDAKKMTENIVKAMAH; translated from the coding sequence ATGAGCGCCAATCTTTCCGCATTTCTGTATCTGATCGCAGGCGTCCTGTTCATTCTGGCGCTGCGCGGTCTGTCGTCTCCGGCCACCAGCCGTCAGGGTAACCTGATGGGCATGAGCGGCATGGCGATCGCTATTGCCACCACGCTCGCCGGCCATCCGCCGGCCGATCTGCTCGGCTGGGTGCTGGTGATCGCGGGCATCGCGATCGGCGGCTCCATCGGCGCAGTCATCGCCAAGAAGGTGCCGATGACCTCGATGCCGGAGCTGGTCGCCGCCTTCCACTCGCTGGTCGGTATGGCCGCGGTGCTGGTCGCCGCCGGTGCGTTCTATGCGCCGGGTGCGTTCGACATCGGCGAGCCGGGCAACATCCACGCCCAGAGCCTCGTTGAAATGTCGCTCGGCGTCGCCATTGGTGCGCTGACCTTCACCGGTTCGGTGATCGCGTTCCTCAAGCTGTCGGGCCGCATGAGCGGCGCGCCGATCCTGCTGCCGGCTCGGCACGTGGTGAACATCGCGCTCGGCGTCATCATGTTCGCGGCGATCATCTACATGGTGATCACGCAGAGCGAAGTCGCCTTCTGGGTGATCACCGGCGTCGCGCTGCTGCTCGGCATCCTGATCATCGTCCCGATCGGCGGCGCCGACATGCCGGTGGTGATCTCGATGCTCAACTCCTACTCGGGGTGGGCCGCGGCCGGCATCGGCTTCACGCTCGGTAACTCGGCGCTGATCATCACCGGCGCGCTGGTCGGCTCCTCGGGTGCGATTCTGTCCTACATCATGTGTAAGGGCATGAACCGCTCGTTCATCTCGGTGATCCTCGGCGGCTTCGGCGGTGAAACCGCGGCGGCCGGCGGTGGTGGCGGCGAACAGCGCCCGGCCAAGCTCGGCTCGGCGGACGACGCGGCCTTCATCATGAAGAACGCCTCGAAGGTCATCATCGTGCCGGGTTACGGCATGGCGGTTGCCCAGGCTCAGCACGCGCTGCGTGAAATGGCCGACTCGCTGAAGAAGGAAGGCGTCGAGGTGAAGTACGCGATTCACCCGGTCGCCGGCCGTATGCCGGGCCACATGAACGTGCTGCTCGCCGAAGCCAACGTGCCGTACGACGAGGTGTTCGAACTCGAGGACATCAACTCGGAGTTCGCGCAGGCCGACGTCGCGTTCGTGATCGGCGCCAACGACGTCACCAACCCGGCGGCCGAAGAGGATCCGTCCTCGCCGATCTACGGCATGCCGGTGCTGCAGGTGTGGAAGGCCGGCACCGTGATGTTCATCAAGCGGTCGCTCGCCTCCGGTTACGCCGGCATCGACAACCCGCTGTTCTATCGCGACAACACCATGATGCTGCTCGGCGACGCCAAGAAGATGACCGAGAACATCGTCAAGGCGATGGCACACTAA
- a CDS encoding proton-translocating transhydrogenase family protein has product MEHMVQAVDPFVFRLSIFVLAVFVGYFVVWSVTPALHTPLMSVTNAISSVIVVGALLAVGVSLVGNDNGPLWARGFGFVALIFACINIFGGFLVTQRMLAMYKKKQK; this is encoded by the coding sequence ATGGAGCATATGGTTCAAGCGGTCGATCCGTTCGTGTTTCGGCTGTCGATTTTCGTCCTTGCCGTGTTCGTCGGCTATTTCGTGGTGTGGTCGGTGACCCCCGCGCTGCACACGCCGCTGATGTCGGTGACCAACGCGATCTCCTCGGTGATCGTGGTCGGTGCGCTGCTTGCCGTCGGCGTGTCGCTGGTCGGCAACGACAACGGTCCGCTGTGGGCGCGTGGCTTCGGCTTCGTCGCGCTGATCTTCGCATGTATCAACATCTTCGGCGGCTTCCTTGTCACCCAGCGCATGCTGGCGATGTACAAGAAGAAGCAGAAGTGA
- a CDS encoding GGDEF domain-containing protein, whose protein sequence is MKKKPIRPSSSRRSVDRGPPKPAAKKRKLPPAGPRPAPATPRARVAGGRLPADPQLKIRRLKAQLAAALAQIDVLRACAETDFLLGIANRRGFERELGRALAYIKRYGAGGALIMLDVDRLKPVNDTLGHAAGDVVLKNVTEALLRHVRASDLIGRLGGDEFALLLWNLDETDARAKALGLEAAVDELAIRYGDQTIEVGISAGVAMLTPEMDAAEAFALADRAMYARKAERRAASGATIRR, encoded by the coding sequence ATGAAAAAGAAGCCCATCCGCCCCTCGTCCTCCCGCCGGTCAGTCGACCGAGGGCCCCCAAAGCCTGCCGCCAAGAAGCGCAAATTACCGCCCGCTGGGCCGCGCCCGGCTCCGGCGACGCCGCGGGCGCGTGTTGCCGGGGGGCGGCTGCCGGCCGATCCGCAGCTCAAGATCCGCCGGTTGAAGGCTCAGCTTGCGGCGGCGCTGGCCCAGATAGACGTGTTGCGCGCTTGCGCCGAAACCGACTTCCTGCTCGGCATCGCCAACCGCCGCGGCTTCGAGCGCGAGCTTGGCCGGGCGCTGGCCTATATCAAGCGCTACGGCGCCGGCGGTGCGCTGATCATGCTGGACGTCGATCGGCTGAAGCCGGTCAACGACACGCTGGGCCATGCAGCCGGCGACGTGGTGCTGAAGAACGTGACCGAAGCGCTGCTGCGCCATGTCCGCGCGTCCGATCTGATCGGCCGGCTCGGCGGCGACGAGTTCGCCTTGCTGTTGTGGAATCTCGACGAAACCGACGCGCGCGCCAAAGCGTTGGGTTTGGAGGCCGCGGTCGACGAGCTTGCGATCCGCTATGGCGATCAAACGATCGAGGTCGGAATCTCCGCCGGCGTTGCAATGCTGACGCCGGAGATGGACGCGGCCGAAGCGTTCGCCCTTGCCGATCGGGCGATGTACGCCCGCAAGGCGGAGCGCCGCGCCGCGTCGGGCGCAACGATCAGGCGATGA
- a CDS encoding TerC family protein, which produces MTDFLAIFTPEGLTAFAQVVMIDLVLAGDNAVVIGLAAAGLPKEQRGKAILIGIVVATALRIAFASVTVQLLQIIGLLLAGGVLLLWVCWKMWRELRNPPEDVDALDSDGGAAGGAPTKTMAQAVWQITLADVSMSLDNVLAVAGAAREHPVILVFGLALSIALMGLAASFIARLLHKHRWIAYIGLAIILYVAGDMIYRGALEIWPHAFG; this is translated from the coding sequence ATGACCGACTTTCTCGCCATCTTTACTCCCGAAGGCCTCACCGCATTCGCCCAGGTCGTGATGATCGACCTGGTGCTCGCCGGCGACAACGCCGTCGTCATCGGCCTCGCCGCTGCCGGGCTGCCAAAAGAGCAGCGCGGTAAGGCGATCCTGATCGGCATCGTGGTCGCCACCGCGCTCCGCATCGCCTTCGCCAGTGTCACCGTGCAGCTTCTGCAAATCATCGGACTGCTGCTCGCTGGCGGCGTGCTGCTGCTGTGGGTGTGCTGGAAAATGTGGCGCGAACTGCGCAACCCGCCGGAAGATGTCGATGCACTCGATAGCGACGGCGGCGCGGCGGGCGGCGCTCCGACCAAGACCATGGCGCAGGCGGTGTGGCAGATCACGCTGGCGGACGTCTCGATGTCGCTCGACAACGTCCTGGCAGTGGCCGGCGCGGCACGCGAGCATCCGGTGATTCTGGTGTTCGGCCTCGCCCTGTCGATCGCGCTGATGGGCCTCGCCGCCAGCTTCATCGCACGGCTGCTGCATAAGCACCGCTGGATCGCCTATATCGGCCTCGCCATCATTCTCTACGTGGCGGGCGACATGATCTATCGCGGCGCGCTCGAGATCTGGCCGCACGCTTTCGGATAA
- the rpsU gene encoding 30S ribosomal protein S21: MQVLVRDNNVDQALKALKKKMQREGIFREMKLRGHYEKPSEKKAREKAEAVRRARKLARKKLQREGLLPSKPKPAFGADRRPSAAAR, from the coding sequence GTGCAGGTTCTCGTTCGCGATAACAACGTCGATCAAGCCCTCAAGGCGCTGAAGAAGAAGATGCAGCGCGAGGGTATTTTCCGCGAGATGAAGCTGCGCGGACATTACGAGAAGCCGTCCGAGAAGAAGGCGCGCGAGAAGGCGGAAGCCGTACGCCGCGCCCGTAAGCTCGCCCGCAAGAAGCTGCAGCGCGAAGGCCTGCTGCCGAGCAAGCCGAAGCCGGCTTTCGGCGCGGATCGCCGTCCGAGCGCGGCGGCGCGCTGA
- the purE gene encoding 5-(carboxyamino)imidazole ribonucleotide mutase, with amino-acid sequence MTAPVAIIMGSQSDWETMRHAADTLTALGVAHDTQIVSAHRTPDRLYAFAKGAKAAGHRIVIAGAGGAAHLPGMTAALTELPVFGVPVESKTMSGLDSLYSIVQMPAGIPVGTLAIGKAGAVNAALLAASVLALTDSDLATRLAAWRKAQTDSVAARPEGAA; translated from the coding sequence ATGACAGCTCCCGTCGCGATCATCATGGGCAGCCAGTCGGACTGGGAAACGATGCGGCACGCCGCCGACACCCTGACCGCCCTCGGCGTCGCCCATGACACCCAGATCGTTTCCGCGCACCGCACCCCCGACCGCCTTTATGCTTTCGCCAAAGGCGCAAAGGCAGCCGGCCACCGCATCGTCATTGCCGGCGCCGGCGGGGCCGCGCATCTGCCGGGGATGACCGCGGCGCTGACGGAGTTGCCAGTGTTCGGCGTGCCGGTCGAATCCAAGACCATGTCGGGCCTGGATTCGCTGTATTCGATCGTGCAGATGCCGGCCGGCATCCCGGTCGGCACGCTGGCAATCGGCAAGGCCGGCGCGGTCAACGCCGCCCTGCTGGCCGCGAGCGTGCTGGCGCTGACCGATTCTGATCTGGCGACCCGGCTGGCGGCGTGGCGCAAGGCGCAGACCGATTCGGTTGCGGCCCGGCCGGAGGGCGCGGCGTGA
- a CDS encoding aa3-type cytochrome c oxidase subunit IV, whose translation MAEHHEFAYTTADGNDYAAHEQTYEGFIKLVKYGTAAVIVIVALMGIFLT comes from the coding sequence ATGGCAGAGCACCACGAGTTTGCCTACACGACTGCCGATGGCAACGACTACGCCGCGCATGAGCAGACCTATGAAGGGTTTATCAAGCTGGTGAAGTACGGCACCGCCGCCGTCATCGTGATCGTCGCTCTCATGGGCATTTTCCTGACTTGA
- a CDS encoding cupin domain-containing protein, with amino-acid sequence MTVAAKSEIQIDNDEVRVTEWRLPPGSATGHHTHGMDYVVVPMADGEMTIVAPDGTRSLAQLKTGRSYARKAGVQHDVRNESTAEIVFLEIELKA; translated from the coding sequence ATGACGGTTGCGGCAAAATCCGAGATTCAGATCGACAACGACGAAGTGCGGGTCACCGAGTGGCGGTTGCCGCCGGGCTCGGCGACCGGCCACCACACCCACGGCATGGACTACGTCGTGGTGCCGATGGCCGACGGCGAGATGACCATCGTGGCGCCGGACGGTACGCGCTCGCTGGCCCAGCTCAAGACCGGCCGCTCCTACGCCCGCAAGGCAGGCGTCCAACACGATGTCCGCAATGAATCCACAGCCGAAATCGTGTTTCTCGAGATTGAATTGAAAGCTTAA
- a CDS encoding 5-(carboxyamino)imidazole ribonucleotide synthase produces the protein MSAPRREPLKPGDTIGILGGGQLGRMLALAAARLGLKCQVFSPDPDSPAFDVVQNATCAEYADVEALELFASEVDVITYEFENVPASAAMVLAARRPVMPSQTILETTQDRLAEKDFVTKLGIVTAAYADVTSPQALRDAVARLGLPAVLKTRRFGYDGKGQVMLRPGDDPEVAWATLETRAAILEAFVPFEREVSVIAARGADGQVVSYDVTENEHRDHILKVSKAPAAIPDAVANEARRIAKTIADALGYVGVLGVEMFVVPGSDGPKVLVNEIAPRVHNSGHWTLDGASVSQFEQHIRAIAGWPLAEPVRHGVVTMTNLIGADVHDYTRWLTVPGATVHLYGKRHALPGRKMGHVTVVEPEKR, from the coding sequence GTGAGCGCACCCCGTCGTGAACCGCTGAAGCCTGGCGACACTATCGGAATTCTCGGCGGCGGCCAGCTCGGCAGGATGCTGGCGCTCGCCGCGGCCAGACTCGGCCTGAAGTGCCAGGTGTTCTCGCCGGACCCGGATTCGCCGGCCTTCGACGTGGTGCAGAACGCCACCTGCGCCGAATATGCCGACGTCGAGGCGCTGGAACTGTTCGCCTCCGAGGTCGACGTCATCACCTACGAATTCGAGAACGTTCCGGCCTCAGCCGCGATGGTGCTGGCGGCGCGCAGGCCTGTGATGCCGAGCCAAACCATCCTGGAGACCACCCAGGACCGGCTGGCCGAGAAGGACTTCGTCACCAAGCTCGGCATCGTGACTGCGGCGTATGCCGACGTGACTTCGCCGCAAGCGCTGCGCGACGCCGTCGCCCGCCTCGGCCTGCCGGCGGTGCTGAAGACCCGGCGGTTCGGCTATGACGGCAAGGGACAGGTGATGCTGCGCCCGGGCGACGATCCGGAAGTGGCGTGGGCCACCCTTGAAACCCGCGCTGCGATTCTCGAAGCCTTCGTGCCTTTCGAGCGCGAAGTCTCGGTGATCGCCGCTCGCGGCGCCGATGGCCAGGTGGTGAGTTACGACGTTACCGAAAACGAGCATCGCGACCACATTCTGAAGGTGTCCAAGGCGCCGGCGGCGATCCCTGACGCGGTCGCCAATGAGGCTCGCCGGATCGCCAAGACGATCGCTGATGCGCTCGGTTATGTCGGCGTGCTCGGGGTCGAGATGTTCGTGGTGCCCGGTTCAGACGGACCGAAGGTGCTGGTCAACGAGATCGCCCCCCGGGTGCACAATTCCGGACACTGGACGCTGGACGGCGCCTCGGTGTCGCAGTTCGAGCAGCACATCCGCGCGATCGCCGGCTGGCCGCTGGCCGAGCCGGTGCGGCACGGGGTGGTGACCATGACCAACCTGATCGGTGCCGACGTTCACGACTATACCCGCTGGCTGACCGTTCCCGGTGCGACCGTACATCTCTACGGCAAGCGCCACGCCCTGCCCGGCCGCAAGATGGGTCATGTCACCGTGGTTGAGCCGGAGAAGCGCTGA
- a CDS encoding M3 family oligoendopeptidase codes for MAKSATSRTAKTSSRKSTPAKPAPRKAAPSKAKAAKTAAAGRKAAAKPAKLPEWNLMDLYPAIDSPEVAADLDRLDAECASFEADFKGRLAEETAKDGGALWLAGAVKRYEAIEDLAGRLGSYAGLVHAGDSVDPVKSKFYGDVSERLTAASVHLLFFTLELNRVDDAVLETAMQTPELGHYRPWIEDLRKDKPYQLEDRIEQLFHEKSQTGYGAFNRLFDQTISSLRFKVGGKELAIEPTLNLMQDRAPAKRKAAAEALAKTFKANERTFALITNTLAKDKEISDRWRGFEDVADSRHLANRVEREVVDALVASVRAAYPKLSHRYYKLKAGWFKKKKLPYWDRNAPLPFAATGSIAWPDARNMVLTAYKAFSPEMAQIAERFFTDRWIDAPVRPGKAPGAFSHPTTPSAHPYVLMNYQGKPRDVMTLAHELGHGVHQVLAAKNGALMAPTPLTLAETASVFGEMLTFRRLLTQTKDRKQRQALLAGKVEDMINTVVRQIAFYSFERAVHTERRSGELTAQRIGEIWLSVQGESLGPAIEIKPGYESFWMYIPHFIHSPFYVYAYAFGDCLVNSLYAVYEHAQEGFAERYLAMLAAGGTKHYSELLAPFGLDAKNPSFWDGGLSVIAGMIDELEAMG; via the coding sequence ATGGCGAAATCTGCGACCTCACGTACCGCGAAGACCTCTTCCCGCAAGTCCACCCCCGCCAAGCCAGCACCGCGCAAGGCTGCACCCAGCAAGGCGAAAGCGGCCAAGACCGCGGCTGCGGGACGGAAGGCTGCCGCCAAGCCGGCGAAGCTTCCTGAGTGGAATTTGATGGATCTGTATCCGGCGATCGACTCGCCGGAGGTCGCCGCCGATCTCGACCGGCTTGATGCCGAATGCGCCTCGTTCGAAGCCGACTTCAAGGGGCGGTTGGCCGAAGAGACCGCGAAGGACGGTGGCGCGCTGTGGCTTGCCGGCGCGGTCAAGCGCTATGAAGCGATCGAGGATCTGGCTGGCCGGCTCGGTTCCTATGCAGGGCTGGTGCACGCCGGCGACAGCGTCGATCCGGTGAAGTCGAAATTCTATGGCGACGTTTCCGAGCGCCTGACCGCCGCCTCGGTACATCTGCTGTTCTTCACCCTCGAACTCAACCGCGTCGACGATGCGGTGCTCGAGACCGCGATGCAGACGCCGGAGCTCGGCCACTACCGGCCGTGGATCGAGGATCTGCGCAAGGACAAGCCGTATCAGCTCGAAGACCGCATCGAGCAGCTGTTCCACGAGAAGTCCCAGACAGGTTACGGTGCGTTCAATCGCCTGTTCGACCAGACCATTTCGTCGCTCCGGTTCAAGGTTGGCGGCAAGGAACTGGCGATCGAGCCGACGCTGAACCTGATGCAGGATCGTGCGCCTGCGAAACGCAAGGCCGCGGCCGAAGCCTTGGCCAAGACCTTCAAGGCGAATGAGCGCACCTTCGCGCTGATCACCAACACGCTCGCCAAAGACAAGGAAATCTCCGACCGTTGGCGCGGCTTTGAAGACGTCGCCGACAGCCGCCACCTCGCCAACCGGGTCGAGCGCGAAGTGGTCGACGCGCTGGTCGCCTCGGTGCGTGCGGCGTATCCGAAGCTGTCGCACCGCTACTACAAGCTCAAGGCCGGTTGGTTCAAAAAGAAGAAGCTGCCGTATTGGGATCGCAATGCGCCGCTGCCGTTCGCGGCGACCGGCTCGATCGCCTGGCCGGACGCGCGCAATATGGTGCTGACCGCCTACAAGGCGTTCTCGCCGGAAATGGCGCAGATCGCCGAGCGGTTCTTCACCGATCGTTGGATCGATGCCCCGGTCCGGCCGGGTAAGGCGCCCGGCGCGTTTTCGCATCCGACCACGCCGTCGGCGCATCCCTATGTGCTGATGAACTATCAGGGCAAGCCGCGGGACGTAATGACGCTCGCCCACGAGCTCGGCCACGGCGTTCACCAGGTGCTCGCCGCCAAGAACGGCGCGCTGATGGCGCCGACGCCGCTGACGCTGGCGGAGACTGCCAGCGTGTTCGGCGAAATGCTCACCTTCCGCCGTCTGCTGACCCAGACCAAGGACCGCAAGCAGCGCCAGGCGCTGCTCGCCGGCAAGGTCGAGGACATGATCAACACCGTGGTCCGGCAGATCGCTTTCTATTCCTTCGAGCGCGCGGTCCACACCGAGCGCCGCAGCGGCGAGCTCACCGCGCAGCGGATCGGTGAGATCTGGCTGTCGGTGCAGGGCGAGAGCCTCGGCCCGGCGATCGAGATCAAGCCGGGCTACGAGAGCTTCTGGATGTATATCCCGCACTTCATCCATTCGCCGTTCTACGTTTACGCCTACGCGTTCGGCGACTGCTTGGTGAACTCGCTCTATGCGGTCTACGAGCACGCCCAGGAAGGCTTCGCCGAGCGTTATCTGGCGATGCTGGCGGCCGGCGGGACCAAGCATTATTCGGAACTGCTGGCGCCGTTCGGCCTCGACGCCAAGAACCCGAGCTTCTGGGACGGCGGCCTCTCAGTGATCGCCGGCATGATCGACGAGCTGGAGGCGATGGGGTAG
- a CDS encoding YdcH family protein has protein sequence MTDEDEGDLGAELAKLQQEHRDLDAAIDALHHSPAPDLLRLQRLKKRKLALRDRIAFIEDQITPDIIA, from the coding sequence ATGACCGACGAAGACGAGGGCGACCTCGGTGCCGAGCTGGCTAAGCTGCAACAAGAGCACCGCGATCTCGACGCCGCGATCGATGCGCTGCATCATTCGCCCGCGCCGGACCTGTTGCGGCTGCAACGACTGAAGAAGCGGAAGCTGGCGCTGCGCGATCGCATCGCCTTCATCGAAGATCAGATCACGCCCGACATCATCGCCTGA